Proteins from a genomic interval of Enterococcus faecium:
- a CDS encoding peptidylprolyl isomerase, whose product MKKNKVILSISLAAALLFAAGCSANNTTSSSSSTESSKSTSTAESTTASSVDLNALELPQLTKDVAENEDLVEMVTNKGTIKIKLFPEYAPKAVENFMTHAKDGYYNGLTFHRVIKDFMIQGGDPKGDGTGGESIWGEGFETEINNHLYNIRGALSMARSQDPNSNGSQFFIVQNTDDMHDGLLKDDYPQAIIDAYKNGGYPSLDGHYTVFGQVIEGMDVVDAIANIETDSSDKPKEEVKIDKINILQEAKQK is encoded by the coding sequence ATGAAGAAAAATAAAGTTATTTTAAGTATTAGTTTAGCAGCAGCATTGCTGTTTGCTGCTGGTTGTTCTGCAAACAACACGACTTCTTCTAGTTCGTCTACAGAAAGTTCAAAAAGTACATCTACTGCGGAAAGCACGACTGCCAGTAGCGTCGATTTGAACGCATTGGAATTACCACAATTGACGAAAGATGTCGCCGAAAATGAAGATCTGGTCGAAATGGTGACGAATAAAGGCACAATCAAAATCAAATTATTTCCCGAATACGCACCAAAAGCGGTTGAAAACTTTATGACACATGCAAAAGACGGTTACTACAACGGACTGACTTTCCATCGCGTCATCAAAGATTTCATGATCCAAGGTGGCGATCCTAAAGGCGATGGCACTGGAGGGGAAAGCATTTGGGGAGAAGGATTTGAAACAGAGATCAACAACCACCTTTATAATATAAGAGGTGCGTTATCTATGGCTCGCTCACAAGATCCTAACAGTAACGGCAGCCAGTTCTTTATCGTTCAAAATACAGATGATATGCATGATGGTCTTTTAAAAGACGACTATCCTCAAGCAATCATCGACGCTTATAAAAACGGCGGTTATCCTTCACTAGATGGCCATTATACTGTCTTCGGCCAAGTGATTGAAGGAATGGATGTCGTGGATGCTATTGCAAATATCGAAACAGATAGTTCAGACAAACCAAAAGAAGAAGTAAAAATCGATAAAATCAATATACTGCAAGAAGCAAAACAAAAATAA
- the fabZ gene encoding 3-hydroxyacyl-ACP dehydratase FabZ, with protein MSYVLSATEVMELIPNRYPICYIDYVDTLEPGKKIVATKNVTINEDFFQGHFPDNPVMPGALILETLAQAGSILILKSEEFLGKRAYIGGINKAKFRQKVVPGDVLKCHFEITKMKGSVGTALSAAYVDDKKVCECEFTFIVNQNA; from the coding sequence ATGTCTTACGTATTATCTGCTACTGAAGTAATGGAATTGATTCCTAATCGTTATCCTATTTGTTATATTGATTATGTAGATACTTTAGAACCAGGAAAAAAGATCGTTGCGACAAAAAATGTAACAATCAATGAAGATTTTTTCCAAGGTCACTTTCCTGACAATCCAGTGATGCCGGGTGCGTTGATTCTAGAAACACTGGCACAAGCAGGTTCGATACTTATCCTAAAATCAGAAGAGTTTCTAGGAAAAAGAGCTTATATCGGTGGGATCAATAAGGCCAAATTCCGTCAAAAAGTTGTTCCAGGAGATGTGCTGAAATGTCATTTTGAAATCACCAAAATGAAGGGATCAGTCGGTACAGCGTTATCTGCAGCATATGTAGATGATAAAAAAGTCTGTGAGTGCGAGTTCACGTTCATCGTCAACCAAAATGCTTGA
- the fabI gene encoding enoyl-ACP reductase FabI: MSFLEGKKIVIMGVANKKSIAWGCAEAMLKQGAEIIYTYQNERMKKSLVKLVGEEAFTVECDVSSDESIEKAMNAIGEYAGEIHGLVHAVAYANKEELSGNVSDISRDGYQLAQDISSYSLIAVSKYAQPFLAPNSGIVSMTYLGSERAIPNYNMMGIAKASLEAAIRYLAAEFSPKGIRVNGISAGAIKTLAVTGVKDYQKLIQLSESRTPDQQGVTIEEVGNACAFLISPLSSGIIGDIIYVDKGVHLS; this comes from the coding sequence ATGTCATTTCTAGAAGGAAAAAAAATCGTCATTATGGGCGTCGCTAACAAAAAAAGCATTGCTTGGGGTTGTGCTGAAGCAATGTTGAAACAAGGGGCAGAAATTATCTATACTTACCAAAATGAACGAATGAAAAAATCATTAGTCAAATTGGTCGGCGAAGAAGCATTCACTGTAGAATGTGATGTTTCTAGCGACGAAAGCATCGAAAAAGCAATGAATGCCATCGGTGAATATGCTGGGGAGATCCACGGCCTTGTCCATGCAGTTGCTTACGCCAACAAAGAAGAATTGTCCGGAAATGTGTCTGATATTTCCAGAGACGGCTATCAATTAGCTCAAGATATCAGCAGCTACTCTTTAATTGCTGTATCAAAATACGCACAACCGTTTCTTGCACCAAACAGCGGGATCGTTAGCATGACTTATCTAGGTTCAGAACGCGCAATCCCGAATTATAACATGATGGGTATTGCGAAAGCTTCTCTTGAAGCTGCTATCCGTTATTTGGCAGCTGAGTTCTCGCCTAAAGGAATTCGGGTCAATGGAATCTCAGCTGGGGCAATCAAAACATTAGCTGTCACAGGTGTTAAAGACTATCAAAAACTGATCCAGTTATCTGAATCTCGTACGCCTGATCAGCAAGGTGTGACGATCGAAGAAGTCGGTAATGCTTGTGCTTTCTTAATCAGCCCACTTTCCAGCGGAATCATCGGTGATATTATCTACGTTGACAAAGGTGTCCATCTTTCATAA
- a CDS encoding branched-chain amino acid aminotransferase — MIKCGENNEGGKYMQIDWNNLGFSYIKTPWRFIAKWKDGQWEEGELTEDNYLTIHEGSPALHYGQQCFEGLKAYRRKDGKVNLFRPEQNSRRMNQSARRLLMPMVPEKMFVDAVKQVVKANEDFVPPYGTGATLYLRPLLIGVGENIGVHPAPEYLFVVFCTPVGAYFKGGLKPTNFIVSDYDRAAPKGTGAAKVGGNYAASLLPGTEAKELDYSDCVYLDPATHTKIEEVGAANFFGITKDGKFITPQSPSILPSITKYSLLQLAEERLGLQAIEGDIFIDDLDQFAEAGACGTAAVISPIGGIYHNNNLHVFYSETEVGPVTKRLYDELTGIQFGDIEAPEGWIEVVE; from the coding sequence ATGATAAAATGTGGAGAAAATAACGAAGGTGGTAAGTATATGCAAATCGATTGGAACAATCTAGGTTTTTCTTATATCAAAACTCCTTGGCGTTTTATTGCCAAATGGAAAGACGGACAATGGGAAGAAGGAGAATTGACAGAAGATAATTACCTGACGATTCATGAAGGCTCTCCAGCGCTTCATTATGGTCAGCAATGTTTTGAAGGTCTAAAAGCTTATCGTCGAAAAGACGGCAAGGTCAATCTCTTTCGACCTGAACAAAATAGTCGACGGATGAATCAAAGTGCTAGACGATTGCTGATGCCAATGGTCCCTGAAAAGATGTTCGTTGATGCTGTCAAGCAAGTGGTAAAAGCAAATGAAGATTTTGTGCCGCCCTATGGAACAGGCGCTACATTATACTTGCGCCCTTTACTGATTGGGGTCGGTGAAAACATTGGTGTCCATCCAGCTCCAGAATATTTATTTGTCGTCTTCTGTACGCCAGTAGGAGCGTATTTCAAAGGTGGACTAAAACCAACGAATTTTATTGTATCTGATTACGATCGTGCTGCTCCTAAGGGGACTGGTGCAGCAAAAGTCGGCGGAAATTACGCAGCGAGTTTACTTCCAGGAACAGAAGCAAAAGAACTGGATTACTCAGATTGTGTTTATCTTGATCCAGCCACACATACGAAAATCGAAGAAGTAGGTGCAGCAAATTTCTTTGGAATTACAAAAGACGGAAAATTCATCACTCCGCAATCGCCCTCTATCTTACCAAGTATCACGAAATATTCCTTGTTGCAGTTAGCTGAAGAACGACTAGGACTGCAAGCAATTGAAGGAGATATTTTCATTGATGATCTAGATCAATTTGCAGAAGCTGGTGCATGTGGTACAGCGGCTGTTATTTCTCCAATCGGTGGGATTTATCACAATAACAATCTTCATGTATTTTATAGTGAAACGGAAGTAGGACCAGTAACAAAACGGTTGTATGATGAATTGACAGGTATTCAATTTGGAGACATAGAAGCACCAGAAGGCTGGATTGAAGTCGTGGAATAA
- a CDS encoding mechanosensitive ion channel family protein — MFSLLATAGTTDSSGETLTDQAVSKVNAFQRFWDGIDWDAILAAFIQKSLYLIFLIVLFWILHRVGKYLIDKSFNQYSKKAILNESRLKTLHSLLNTIFHYTLGFFFIYAILSAIGVPIGSLLAGAGIAGVAIGLGAQGFMSDVITGFFIIMEQQMDVGDYIKLANLTIEGTVVSVGIRTLQLKATDGTVHFIPNRNITTISNLSRANMQVLLDIRIVPEEGYDKIYEIIDRVNRTLAEKYQEELQTEPSIFGLVDLGNSNFAIRTVCYALNGKQYALKEEFLSSYVKELTASGFTIPNSPIAVGK; from the coding sequence ATGTTTTCATTATTAGCAACTGCCGGTACGACAGACTCTTCTGGCGAGACATTGACAGATCAAGCTGTCAGCAAAGTAAATGCGTTTCAGCGGTTTTGGGACGGGATTGATTGGGACGCCATTTTGGCTGCCTTTATCCAAAAAAGTTTATATCTGATTTTTTTGATCGTCCTTTTTTGGATTCTTCACCGTGTGGGAAAATATCTGATTGATAAGTCTTTTAATCAGTATTCTAAAAAAGCCATTCTAAACGAGAGCCGCTTAAAGACTTTACATAGTCTTTTAAATACTATTTTTCATTATACCCTTGGTTTCTTTTTTATCTATGCAATTTTATCTGCTATCGGTGTGCCGATCGGATCACTTTTGGCTGGTGCCGGAATTGCAGGTGTGGCAATCGGTCTTGGTGCCCAAGGGTTCATGAGTGATGTTATTACCGGATTTTTTATTATCATGGAACAACAGATGGATGTTGGGGACTACATCAAGCTAGCAAACTTAACGATTGAAGGAACCGTCGTATCTGTTGGTATCCGTACCCTTCAGCTGAAAGCAACGGATGGTACTGTCCATTTCATCCCGAATCGAAACATCACCACGATCAGCAATCTCTCTCGTGCAAATATGCAAGTACTTTTAGATATTCGGATTGTTCCTGAAGAAGGATATGACAAAATCTATGAGATCATTGATCGAGTAAATCGTACATTAGCTGAAAAATACCAAGAAGAGCTCCAAACTGAACCTTCTATCTTTGGATTAGTGGATCTTGGAAACAGCAATTTTGCGATTCGTACGGTCTGCTACGCATTGAACGGAAAACAATATGCCTTAAAAGAAGAGTTCTTGAGCTCCTATGTCAAAGAATTGACAGCTTCTGGTTTCACGATTCCGAACAGTCCAATTGCTGTCGGAAAATAA
- the cbpB gene encoding cyclic-di-AMP-binding protein CbpB: MIGPIVREMLLENQETFLIPAENVANVMYHHPLSHGLLVLSKVGYSKIPVLGKDDHFVGLVSLSDVVNKMIDLQTISMDPLEGLTVADVTETDVPTIDENWELEEVLHLLVDSPFLPVVTEDRIFKGIITRKELLKAVNFMVHELERRNILSPKIEELKEQIDIVS; the protein is encoded by the coding sequence ATGATTGGACCTATAGTAAGAGAAATGCTGCTGGAAAATCAGGAAACGTTTTTGATTCCTGCAGAAAATGTGGCAAATGTTATGTATCATCATCCATTGTCCCATGGTTTACTTGTGTTATCGAAGGTCGGTTATTCCAAAATTCCTGTATTAGGAAAAGATGATCACTTTGTAGGACTAGTAAGTTTATCAGATGTGGTCAATAAAATGATTGACTTGCAAACAATCAGCATGGACCCGTTAGAAGGACTAACGGTTGCTGATGTGACAGAAACAGATGTTCCGACAATTGATGAAAATTGGGAACTAGAAGAAGTACTCCATTTGTTAGTCGATTCGCCTTTTTTACCGGTTGTCACAGAAGATCGGATTTTCAAAGGAATCATTACAAGAAAAGAGCTGCTTAAAGCCGTAAACTTCATGGTGCATGAATTAGAACGTCGTAATATATTGTCTCCGAAAATCGAAGAATTAAAAGAACAAATCGATATCGTGAGCTAA
- a CDS encoding metallophosphoesterase — translation MRYLVVSDNHGDRDILVDLVDRYRSEVDIFFHCGDSELEASDPLWDTFQVVQGNCDYGPGFEQKKVIQTGQDTVFMTHGHLSNVRFGLTQLAIEARAATADMVFFGHTHQIGCEMDQKILFLNPGSISQPRGPIQIPSYALIESLDDQISVQYYNRAHQAVEELAFSFSRER, via the coding sequence ATGCGGTATTTAGTAGTAAGTGATAATCATGGAGACAGAGATATCCTCGTTGACTTAGTAGATCGTTATCGTTCTGAAGTGGATATCTTTTTCCATTGTGGTGATTCGGAATTAGAAGCTTCTGACCCATTATGGGATACATTCCAAGTGGTTCAAGGTAATTGTGATTATGGACCAGGATTCGAACAGAAAAAAGTGATCCAAACTGGTCAGGATACAGTATTCATGACTCACGGTCATTTATCGAATGTCCGATTTGGTTTGACACAGTTAGCAATCGAAGCTCGAGCTGCAACTGCCGATATGGTGTTTTTTGGTCATACCCATCAAATAGGCTGTGAGATGGATCAGAAAATCCTGTTTTTGAATCCTGGTAGCATTTCTCAGCCTAGAGGCCCGATCCAAATCCCATCATATGCTCTTATCGAAAGTTTAGATGACCAAATTTCTGTTCAATACTATAACCGTGCCCATCAGGCAGTTGAAGAGTTGGCCTTTTCTTTTTCGAGAGAGCGCTGA
- the rph gene encoding ribonuclease PH — protein MRHDGRKAQELRKLELQTNVFKYPEGSVVIRFGDTTVICSATIEDSVPPFLRETGTGWVTAEYSMLPRATSTRNRRESSKGKLSGRTMEIQRLIGRSLRAVVDLEKIGERSIIVDCDVIQADGGTRTASITGAFVALKLAIEKLLREKELSEDPIKEHLAAVSVGILPDGTCVTDLDYQEDSAALVDMNLVMTESGKFVEIQGTGEEATFDGEQLNEMLFFGKNAIEDLIKEQKHALLTEFAQNDERIEETKTIIIATRNPGKAEEFRNMFKEAGYHVKTLLDYPELPDVEETGSTFEENARLKAETIAQLLDQPVLADDSGLKVDALGGMPGIYSARFAGEQKSDAGNNAKLLYELTDVPDEKRTAQFHCTLVFAAPKKDSLVVEAEWPGRVARIPSGENGFGYDPLFIPEGKKQTAAELSSEEKNKISHRAQAMKKLSAEWKQWLEGER, from the coding sequence ATGCGTCATGACGGGAGAAAAGCCCAAGAGCTTCGCAAACTGGAGCTTCAAACAAATGTTTTCAAATATCCAGAAGGATCGGTAGTGATCCGTTTTGGTGATACAACAGTTATTTGTTCTGCAACAATAGAAGATTCTGTACCTCCCTTTTTGAGAGAAACAGGAACAGGGTGGGTGACAGCAGAATATAGTATGCTGCCTCGAGCAACGAGTACGAGAAATCGTAGAGAAAGCAGCAAAGGAAAACTTTCTGGTAGAACAATGGAAATCCAGCGTCTTATTGGTCGTTCCTTGCGTGCAGTAGTAGACTTGGAAAAAATAGGAGAACGTAGTATCATCGTAGACTGCGATGTGATCCAAGCGGATGGCGGTACTAGAACAGCAAGTATCACTGGGGCATTCGTGGCATTGAAATTAGCCATTGAAAAACTTTTAAGAGAAAAAGAATTGTCAGAAGATCCAATCAAAGAACATCTTGCTGCAGTTAGCGTAGGAATCTTACCAGATGGGACTTGCGTCACAGATTTGGATTACCAAGAAGATTCCGCAGCACTTGTAGACATGAATCTTGTAATGACAGAATCTGGAAAATTCGTGGAGATTCAAGGAACTGGAGAAGAAGCAACGTTTGATGGTGAACAGTTGAATGAAATGCTCTTTTTTGGAAAAAACGCGATTGAAGATTTGATCAAAGAGCAAAAACATGCTTTGCTAACAGAGTTTGCTCAAAATGATGAGCGGATAGAAGAAACAAAAACAATCATCATTGCGACAAGAAATCCAGGAAAAGCAGAAGAGTTTCGAAATATGTTCAAAGAAGCGGGATATCATGTAAAAACATTACTTGACTATCCTGAATTGCCAGATGTGGAAGAAACTGGCAGCACATTTGAAGAAAATGCCCGATTAAAAGCAGAAACGATTGCACAATTGCTTGATCAGCCAGTCTTAGCAGATGATTCAGGTTTGAAAGTGGATGCTTTAGGCGGTATGCCAGGAATCTATTCTGCACGTTTTGCAGGGGAACAAAAAAGTGATGCGGGGAATAACGCCAAATTATTATATGAATTGACAGATGTGCCGGATGAAAAAAGAACAGCACAATTCCATTGTACGTTAGTATTCGCGGCACCCAAAAAAGACAGCCTTGTAGTAGAAGCGGAATGGCCCGGTCGAGTAGCCCGTATACCATCTGGCGAAAATGGCTTTGGGTATGATCCTTTATTTATCCCAGAAGGTAAGAAACAAACAGCAGCAGAATTATCGAGCGAAGAAAAAAACAAGATCAGTCATCGGGCTCAAGCAATGAAAAAATTGAGTGCCGAGTGGAAACAATGGCTGGAAGGAGAGAGATAG